One Eubacterium sp. 1001713B170207_170306_E7 genomic window carries:
- a CDS encoding MATE family efflux transporter, protein MEEQQLQHENKMGTMHIPQLLFSMALPAIISMFVQAMYNIVDSVFVAQVGENALTAVSLAFPVQMLIVSCFVGMGVGINSGISRRLGEKKHREAELVAEHGFLVAVILSLAAAILGGLFSNAFVKMFTDNPEIIKGCTDYLLIVTIFSFGSIITQAGFSTLQGSGDMIQPMIGQLIGAITNIILDPIMIFGLLGFPALGVTGAAIATVTGQIIAMVYILVVVLKRKKNLLKLHFRSFKYNGSIMKDIAVVGLPSAIMQGIGSFMVTGYNLILAGYGMTAVAVFGVYFKVQSFIFMPIFGLGQGAMPIFGYNYGAQNARRFKETLKVSILTSLVIMFIGVLLFQLFPAQIFMLFNASEEMTAIGIKCFRAISLAFPLAGISIMLSTSFQAMGKSYLSMISSFLRQMIFLLPFSYLFSLIGGLDTVWYGFIVSEIACLIFEVIVYRHYKKKILDRW, encoded by the coding sequence GTGGAAGAACAACAGTTACAGCATGAAAACAAAATGGGGACGATGCATATCCCCCAGCTACTTTTTAGCATGGCCCTGCCGGCAATTATATCCATGTTTGTGCAGGCAATGTACAATATCGTAGACAGTGTTTTTGTCGCACAGGTAGGGGAAAATGCTTTGACAGCCGTTTCTCTGGCGTTCCCGGTTCAAATGTTGATCGTATCCTGTTTTGTAGGGATGGGGGTAGGGATCAACTCCGGGATTTCAAGACGGCTTGGCGAAAAGAAGCATCGTGAAGCAGAACTGGTAGCAGAGCATGGTTTTTTAGTCGCCGTGATTTTATCTCTGGCTGCAGCGATTTTGGGAGGCCTTTTTTCAAATGCTTTTGTAAAAATGTTTACAGATAATCCTGAAATTATAAAAGGCTGTACAGATTATCTGCTGATTGTTACAATCTTCAGCTTTGGAAGTATTATTACACAGGCCGGTTTTAGCACACTGCAGGGCTCCGGGGATATGATCCAGCCAATGATCGGCCAGCTGATCGGGGCAATCACAAATATTATTCTGGATCCTATTATGATTTTTGGGCTTCTGGGTTTTCCGGCTCTGGGTGTGACAGGCGCCGCCATTGCGACAGTGACAGGCCAGATCATCGCGATGGTTTATATTTTAGTGGTGGTTCTAAAACGGAAAAAGAATCTTTTAAAGCTGCATTTTCGTTCTTTTAAATACAATGGTTCAATTATGAAAGATATCGCGGTGGTAGGGCTTCCATCTGCCATTATGCAGGGGATTGGCTCATTTATGGTAACGGGATACAACCTGATTTTGGCAGGATACGGTATGACGGCCGTAGCTGTTTTCGGCGTTTATTTTAAGGTTCAATCCTTCATCTTTATGCCGATTTTTGGACTTGGACAGGGAGCAATGCCGATTTTTGGCTATAATTACGGAGCACAAAATGCCAGAAGATTCAAAGAGACATTAAAGGTCTCTATTTTAACCAGTCTGGTTATTATGTTCATTGGCGTTCTTTTATTCCAGCTTTTCCCGGCGCAGATTTTTATGCTTTTTAATGCATCGGAAGAGATGACCGCCATTGGGATAAAGTGTTTCAGAGCAATAAGCCTGGCTTTCCCGCTTGCGGGCATATCCATTATGCTCAGTACGTCATTTCAGGCAATGGGTAAATCTTATCTCAGCATGATTTCCTCTTTTTTGAGACAAATGATTTTTTTACTGCCCTTTTCATACCTGTTCTCCTTAATCGGAGGCCTGGATACTGTGTGGTATGGCTTTATCGTTTCTGAGATTGCCTGCCTTATTTTTGAAGTTATCGTCTACCGGCATTATAAAAAGAAAATTTTAGACCGCTGGTAA
- a CDS encoding transporter substrate-binding domain-containing protein, whose translation MGKTQQPFVMFDINLGKNFKEFYAELKLVFLEFKQYNYYLPRIRDFFSLRISRKNDILLTISIYNPGGKEMKKLKMFGILALAAVMTFSLAACSSGGSSSGSDGAKKYIIATDTTFAPFEFEDESGNRVGIDMDLLKAIAEDQGFEYELQPLGFDAAVTALESGQADGVIAGMSITEERQKKYDFSDPYFDSGVGMAVKSDNDTIKSYDDLRGKNVAVKNGTEGSKYAESIKDQYGFNITSFPESANMYEDVKSGNSVACFEDYPVLGYAIAKGQPLKLVGDLQAGNSYGFAVQKGKNAELLEMFNTGLKNMKDNGKYQEILDTYIKTN comes from the coding sequence TTGGGAAAAACCCAGCAGCCTTTTGTTATGTTCGATATAAATTTGGGTAAAAATTTTAAAGAATTTTATGCTGAACTTAAGCTTGTTTTTTTAGAGTTTAAGCAGTATAATTATTATTTACCCAGAATAAGAGATTTTTTTTCGTTGCGTATTTCCAGAAAAAATGATATACTTTTAACAATAAGTATCTATAATCCAGGAGGAAAAGAAATGAAGAAACTCAAAATGTTTGGTATTTTGGCATTAGCCGCAGTAATGACTTTTTCTTTAGCTGCTTGCTCAAGCGGTGGAAGTTCAAGCGGAAGTGATGGAGCAAAAAAATATATCATTGCAACCGATACAACTTTTGCCCCGTTTGAATTTGAAGATGAATCCGGTAACCGTGTTGGTATCGATATGGATTTGTTAAAAGCGATTGCTGAAGATCAGGGCTTTGAATATGAACTGCAGCCACTTGGCTTTGATGCTGCTGTTACCGCGCTTGAATCAGGACAGGCCGATGGTGTTATCGCTGGTATGAGTATTACCGAAGAACGTCAGAAAAAATATGATTTCTCTGATCCTTATTTCGATTCAGGTGTTGGTATGGCTGTAAAATCTGACAATGATACCATTAAATCTTATGATGATTTAAGAGGAAAAAATGTTGCGGTTAAGAATGGTACTGAAGGCTCTAAATATGCCGAATCCATTAAAGACCAGTATGGTTTCAACATTACCTCTTTCCCGGAATCTGCAAATATGTATGAAGATGTTAAATCAGGGAACTCTGTAGCCTGCTTCGAAGATTATCCAGTATTGGGTTATGCCATCGCAAAAGGCCAGCCATTAAAATTAGTTGGCGATTTACAGGCGGGTAATTCTTACGGATTTGCTGTACAGAAAGGTAAGAACGCTGAATTACTTGAAATGTTCAACACTGGCTTAAAGAACATGAAAGACAATGGTAAATATCAGGAAATTTTAGATACTTACATCAAAACAAATTAA
- a CDS encoding HAD family hydrolase, with product MAIKMIVTDLDGTLLNTKNTISEKNKAAFKKAKEKGIIPVVATGRIDKEGWFAAEAIGGTEYMLSGNGGVVRDYKKDVVIFEDALSKDIIRQVIELVDQYDGIFVQAHTIHGCVCTEKTFPEMPTAGWADEYVRQFKEQQIVVEAIEDYLDKNHLEVSKFVISSTDFDKLDEVQKKAGEIVDLVPLRPMNYCLECIPEGVDKGLGLTKLCEYLGISLTDVMVIGDSDNDMEMIEIAGTKIAMGNAYDCVKEIADHIVSTNDEDGVAEAIEKFAL from the coding sequence ATGGCAATAAAAATGATTGTGACGGATCTGGACGGTACACTTTTAAATACCAAAAATACAATCTCTGAGAAAAACAAAGCCGCCTTTAAAAAGGCTAAAGAAAAAGGGATTATCCCTGTGGTGGCAACGGGCCGGATTGACAAAGAAGGCTGGTTTGCCGCTGAGGCCATTGGAGGGACTGAGTATATGCTCTCCGGCAATGGCGGTGTGGTTCGGGATTATAAAAAGGATGTTGTGATCTTTGAGGATGCTCTTTCAAAAGATATTATCCGGCAGGTAATCGAGCTTGTGGACCAGTACGACGGTATTTTTGTCCAGGCTCACACCATTCATGGATGTGTCTGCACTGAAAAAACCTTTCCTGAAATGCCGACAGCGGGATGGGCGGATGAATATGTACGCCAGTTTAAAGAACAGCAAATTGTGGTTGAAGCTATCGAGGATTATTTAGATAAGAATCACCTGGAGGTCAGTAAATTTGTCATTTCATCAACGGACTTTGATAAATTGGACGAAGTCCAGAAAAAGGCGGGTGAAATTGTGGATTTGGTTCCTCTGCGCCCCATGAACTATTGTCTCGAATGTATTCCGGAAGGTGTTGACAAGGGATTGGGACTGACAAAGCTTTGCGAATATCTGGGTATAAGCCTTACAGATGTAATGGTAATAGGCGATAGTGACAACGATATGGAAATGATCGAGATTGCAGGAACAAAAATTGCCATGGGAAATGCTTATGACTGCGTCAAAGAAATCGCGGATCATATCGTTTCTACTAATGATGAAGACGGTGTGGCGGAAGCCATTGAAAAATTTGCTTTATAA
- a CDS encoding glycosyltransferase has translation MKILLVMDQFDHTNNGTTMSAVRFAETLRKHGHEVRIVSTGKKTADKYVVRSYRFPPVIKQIIQNQGMTLARPSKDVLTRAIAWADIVHFLMPFPLSVQGIKIAKKLSVPATAAFHVQPENITYTLKINKVEKINKALYQGFKKIFYNQFSHIHCPSHFIAEELRKNGYTAKLHVISNGVDPDFYYRKIDKIPLLRDKFLILMVGRLANEKRQELLIDAVGLSKYRDQIGLILAGQGPKKRFYEKAGKKLPNKVLIDFFDKKKLCDIIAMSDLYVHTADAESEAISCIEAFCSGLVPVISNSPKSATSQFALNGHCLFRAGDPYDLADKIDYFIEHPEEKGLLEKEYAEYGKQYNIEDCVCRMEEMFREAIDEYNPIPG, from the coding sequence ATGAAAATTTTATTAGTTATGGATCAATTTGATCATACGAACAATGGCACCACAATGTCCGCGGTCCGCTTTGCAGAAACATTAAGAAAGCACGGCCATGAAGTGCGGATCGTCAGTACTGGAAAGAAAACAGCTGATAAATATGTGGTGCGTTCATATCGTTTTCCCCCTGTTATCAAACAGATTATTCAAAATCAGGGAATGACACTGGCAAGGCCAAGCAAAGATGTTCTGACAAGGGCAATTGCCTGGGCGGATATTGTTCATTTTTTAATGCCTTTTCCACTTTCTGTTCAGGGCATTAAAATCGCAAAAAAATTGTCTGTCCCTGCAACAGCAGCATTTCATGTTCAGCCCGAAAATATTACCTACACGCTGAAGATTAACAAGGTGGAAAAAATTAATAAAGCCCTGTATCAGGGCTTTAAAAAAATTTTTTATAATCAGTTTTCACATATTCACTGTCCCAGCCACTTTATTGCCGAAGAGCTGCGTAAAAATGGTTATACAGCGAAACTGCATGTGATCTCTAATGGTGTTGATCCGGATTTTTATTACCGTAAGATTGATAAAATCCCATTACTCAGAGATAAATTTTTGATTTTAATGGTTGGGCGCCTGGCAAATGAAAAAAGGCAGGAGCTTCTTATTGATGCGGTGGGATTATCTAAATACAGAGATCAAATAGGCTTGATATTAGCAGGTCAGGGACCCAAAAAGAGGTTCTACGAAAAAGCTGGAAAAAAACTGCCGAATAAAGTCCTGATTGACTTTTTTGATAAGAAAAAACTTTGTGATATCATTGCGATGAGTGATCTTTACGTACATACAGCGGATGCCGAAAGCGAGGCGATCTCTTGTATTGAAGCATTCTGCAGCGGACTGGTGCCGGTTATTTCCAACAGCCCTAAATCGGCAACCTCTCAATTTGCCTTGAATGGCCATTGCCTCTTCCGTGCCGGAGATCCGTACGATTTGGCTGATAAAATCGATTATTTTATTGAACATCCTGAAGAAAAAGGGCTTTTGGAAAAAGAATATGCAGAATACGGTAAGCAGTATAACATAGAGGACTGCGTCTGTAGGATGGAGGAAATGTTTAGGGAGGCCATTGATGAGTATAACCCAATACCAGGCTGA
- a CDS encoding glycosyltransferase family 2 protein: MVDTIYVLLFLLGVPFFAYGIYYLIVGISGYRKHTKFNQHAPKNRMCAVIAARNESLVIGNLIDTLKEQNYPQDLFDIYVIPNNCTDNTEEVAREHGAKIFQCTSEVRSKGAALEQFFDATFAHNDVFDAFCVFDADNLVDPNFFSAMNNALCDGEKIAQGYRDSKNPTDSWISGCQSIFYWTLNRFMNLAKQGIGWSAALNGTGFMVSREVLKDGGFRTFSMTEDIEFTTQSIMKGYRVAWVPEALTFDEHPITFETSWKQRKRWSTGTIQCFSQYSAPLWENFKKTRNWMCVDMILYLLAPFMQVLTSIYTVCSFVVLTLLLINTQVWSDALTFAILFGVGGVIISFLFTAMVVKLEHHKIKEVAGKAFFSFWFFLFSWIPINILCFVKPIETWEPIEHTQSLKLSQLQLNK; encoded by the coding sequence ATGGTCGATACAATTTATGTTTTACTTTTCCTATTAGGTGTCCCTTTCTTTGCTTATGGTATTTATTATTTAATCGTAGGGATATCCGGATACCGTAAACACACAAAATTCAACCAGCATGCCCCCAAAAATCGCATGTGCGCGGTTATTGCCGCAAGAAATGAATCCCTTGTCATCGGGAATCTGATCGATACCTTAAAAGAACAAAATTATCCGCAGGATTTGTTTGATATCTACGTCATCCCAAATAACTGTACGGATAATACAGAAGAAGTGGCCAGAGAACACGGCGCCAAGATATTTCAATGTACCTCTGAGGTCCGCTCAAAGGGCGCTGCTTTAGAACAATTTTTTGATGCAACCTTTGCACACAACGATGTTTTTGACGCTTTCTGTGTTTTTGACGCTGATAATCTGGTTGATCCAAATTTCTTCTCTGCCATGAACAACGCTTTATGCGACGGAGAAAAAATCGCACAGGGTTACCGCGACAGCAAGAACCCGACAGACTCCTGGATTTCAGGCTGCCAGTCCATTTTCTACTGGACTTTAAACCGCTTTATGAACCTCGCAAAACAGGGAATCGGCTGGTCTGCCGCATTAAATGGTACAGGCTTTATGGTTTCCCGCGAAGTTTTAAAAGACGGTGGCTTCCGGACTTTCAGTATGACTGAAGATATCGAGTTTACCACACAGTCCATCATGAAGGGCTACCGCGTCGCATGGGTACCCGAAGCCCTTACCTTTGACGAGCATCCCATTACCTTTGAAACCTCCTGGAAGCAGCGGAAGCGTTGGTCTACCGGTACCATTCAGTGTTTCTCACAGTACTCTGCCCCATTATGGGAAAACTTTAAAAAGACGCGTAACTGGATGTGTGTGGATATGATTTTATATCTTTTGGCACCATTCATGCAGGTTTTAACCAGCATCTATACCGTCTGTTCCTTTGTAGTACTGACCCTTTTGCTTATCAACACACAGGTTTGGTCTGATGCCCTCACCTTTGCCATTCTCTTCGGTGTCGGCGGTGTCATTATCAGTTTCCTTTTCACAGCAATGGTCGTTAAGCTTGAACACCATAAGATAAAAGAGGTGGCCGGCAAAGCCTTCTTCTCATTCTGGTTTTTCCTGTTTTCATGGATTCCCATTAATATTCTCTGCTTTGTCAAGCCGATTGAAACCTGGGAACCGATTGAACATACCCAGAGCCTGAAGCTCTCGCAATTACAGCTTAATAAATAA
- a CDS encoding amino acid ABC transporter permease — MSIFELFAQTYPRLLQGLWMTIELTLVSLLIAAVLGLLFGLLSVSRTAFLRGVSRVYIDIIRGTPLIVQVFFIYFGIPSALNMRLDAFIAGVIALSLNAGAYTAEIVRGGIQSIDKGQMEAARSLGLPYTMAMRRVVLPQAIKTMIPAIVNQCIITLKDSSLVSVIGLAELTQTGRLIIANNFESLKMWIIIGVMYFIPIMILSKVSSHIERKMSYGKSKN, encoded by the coding sequence ATGAGTATTTTTGAATTATTTGCTCAAACCTATCCTCGTTTATTACAAGGTCTTTGGATGACGATCGAACTGACCCTGGTATCGCTGCTGATTGCGGCGGTACTAGGGCTTCTCTTTGGTTTGTTATCTGTTTCAAGGACTGCTTTTTTACGGGGAGTTTCACGTGTATACATTGATATTATCCGTGGTACACCACTAATTGTACAGGTATTTTTTATTTATTTTGGGATACCAAGTGCACTGAACATGCGCTTAGATGCCTTTATCGCCGGCGTTATTGCATTAAGCCTGAATGCTGGCGCCTATACTGCGGAAATTGTCAGAGGGGGGATCCAGTCCATTGACAAGGGTCAGATGGAAGCGGCCAGAAGTTTGGGCCTTCCATATACCATGGCAATGCGCAGAGTCGTTTTACCTCAGGCGATCAAGACAATGATCCCGGCAATTGTAAATCAGTGTATTATCACATTAAAGGACAGCTCTCTGGTTTCTGTTATTGGTTTAGCAGAATTGACACAGACTGGACGTTTAATCATTGCCAATAATTTTGAATCCTTAAAAATGTGGATTATCATTGGTGTCATGTATTTTATCCCGATTATGATTCTGTCAAAGGTTTCGAGTCATATTGAAAGGAAGATGAGCTATGGCAAAAGTAAAAATTAA
- a CDS encoding DEAD/DEAH box helicase — MKFRELEINEQLLRAIDDMGFVEMTDIQERAIPRLMEGGDLIGKSQTGTGKTMAFAIPAIEKIEPELRKPQVLVLLPTRELALQVSEEFRKVLKYSHSIKVVAVFGGASIENQIRDLKSGAQIVVGTPGRVMDHMRRKTLKFNALTMAVLDEADEMLNMGFREDIELILDAVDHDVQTVLFSATMPKPILKIAETYQKNPTMIEISPKTMVAPSIEQKYFNISDQNKFEALTRLLDVYKPQRSLIFCNTKHYVDEITENLQELGYSVDKIHGDMRQVSRLNVLKRFSQGRLKILVATDVAARGIDVDDVDIVFNYDVPDNEEYYVHRIGRTGRAGKSGLSLTLARSRDQFKLRKITDYTKKSIERDLIPTSEVINDIKIAHFKERFNIKAEMGELERYIAIVKELEEKGYEAEFIAAVLLQAQLPLSDAEDLNTEFKKRGRREGRRERDVKRRRDGKGSKGKAFGPEKTKRLFISVGEKDKVQKRDILGAICGECNIASSTVGNIDMYNKFTFVDVDVDVAKKVEKKLNGKTIKDHKVKVEISKKKK; from the coding sequence ATGAAATTTAGAGAACTAGAGATTAATGAGCAATTACTCAGGGCAATTGATGATATGGGATTTGTTGAAATGACAGACATTCAGGAACGCGCAATTCCCCGTTTGATGGAGGGCGGCGACCTTATTGGTAAATCCCAGACAGGAACAGGAAAGACCATGGCCTTTGCAATTCCTGCCATAGAAAAGATTGAACCAGAACTTAGAAAACCACAGGTGTTGGTGCTTCTGCCGACACGTGAGCTGGCGCTGCAGGTTTCTGAAGAATTCAGAAAAGTTTTAAAATACAGCCACAGTATTAAAGTCGTTGCAGTGTTTGGCGGCGCTTCGATTGAAAACCAGATCCGTGATTTGAAGTCCGGTGCTCAGATTGTAGTAGGGACACCGGGGCGTGTCATGGATCATATGCGCCGAAAAACCTTGAAATTCAATGCGCTTACGATGGCAGTGCTGGATGAGGCCGATGAAATGCTGAATATGGGCTTCAGAGAGGATATTGAGCTGATTTTAGACGCAGTGGACCATGATGTTCAGACGGTTTTATTCTCGGCCACGATGCCAAAACCCATTTTAAAAATTGCCGAAACCTACCAGAAAAATCCGACAATGATTGAGATTTCACCCAAAACAATGGTAGCGCCAAGTATTGAGCAGAAGTATTTTAATATTTCAGACCAGAATAAGTTTGAAGCCCTGACCCGTTTGCTGGATGTTTATAAACCGCAGCGCTCGCTTATTTTCTGTAACACCAAACATTATGTCGATGAAATCACCGAAAATTTACAGGAGCTGGGATATTCTGTTGATAAGATTCATGGCGATATGCGCCAGGTATCCAGACTCAATGTGTTAAAACGCTTTAGCCAGGGACGGCTGAAAATTTTGGTGGCCACCGATGTGGCAGCCAGAGGGATTGATGTTGACGATGTGGATATTGTTTTTAACTACGACGTACCGGACAATGAGGAATACTATGTACACCGTATCGGCCGGACCGGCCGGGCTGGAAAAAGCGGTCTATCCCTTACACTCGCTCGTTCGAGAGATCAGTTTAAGCTGCGTAAAATAACCGATTATACCAAAAAAAGCATCGAACGCGATTTAATACCCACCAGCGAGGTGATTAACGACATCAAAATCGCTCATTTTAAGGAACGCTTTAATATCAAGGCGGAAATGGGAGAGCTTGAACGTTATATAGCCATTGTTAAGGAGCTGGAAGAAAAGGGATATGAAGCAGAGTTCATTGCCGCTGTCCTTTTACAGGCACAGCTTCCCCTGTCCGATGCGGAAGATTTGAATACTGAGTTTAAAAAGCGTGGTCGCCGTGAAGGCAGACGTGAAAGAGATGTAAAGCGCCGCAGAGATGGAAAAGGGAGTAAAGGAAAAGCCTTTGGCCCGGAAAAAACAAAGCGTCTTTTCATCAGTGTCGGCGAGAAAGATAAGGTTCAGAAAAGAGACATTCTCGGCGCTATCTGCGGAGAGTGTAACATTGCTTCTTCAACGGTTGGAAACATTGATATGTATAATAAGTTTACCTTTGTAGATGTGGATGTGGATGTTGCCAAAAAAGTAGAAAAAAAATTAAATGGCAAAACGATCAAAGATCATAAAGTGAAAGTTGAAATTTCTAAAAAGAAAAAATAA
- a CDS encoding ECF transporter S component: MSQVNKKTAQMTQLTLLIAILVVLTFTPLGFIQIPPVAITILHIPVIIGAIALGPVCGGVLGLAFGILSMLKAIFMGVSPVDLMFSPFASGAPIQSLIMCILPRVLLGIIAGLLYEILRNRSGNDALSIGVSAGVATLCHTILVMGCLWFFFSAIPLKEVFLTIVGVNGLLELGVGIVITIAVCKPLMKYLKTRVAV, from the coding sequence ATGTCACAGGTAAACAAAAAGACTGCACAGATGACACAGCTTACATTGCTGATTGCCATACTGGTGGTACTTACCTTTACCCCACTTGGTTTTATTCAGATTCCTCCGGTTGCAATCACCATTTTGCACATTCCGGTGATTATCGGTGCCATTGCTCTGGGACCGGTGTGTGGAGGTGTTCTCGGTCTGGCTTTTGGTATTCTCAGTATGCTTAAGGCTATATTTATGGGTGTTTCACCAGTCGATCTGATGTTTTCACCCTTTGCAAGCGGCGCTCCGATTCAATCGCTGATTATGTGTATTTTACCAAGAGTTTTACTGGGGATTATTGCGGGCTTGCTGTATGAAATCCTGAGAAATCGCTCGGGCAACGATGCATTAAGCATTGGTGTCAGCGCGGGCGTGGCGACCTTATGCCATACCATATTGGTTATGGGGTGCCTGTGGTTTTTCTTCAGCGCAATTCCTTTAAAAGAAGTTTTTCTGACCATCGTGGGCGTGAATGGTTTGCTTGAGCTTGGTGTTGGCATTGTTATTACGATTGCCGTGTGCAAGCCATTGATGAAATATTTGAAAACAAGGGTTGCTGTATAA
- a CDS encoding amino acid ABC transporter ATP-binding protein, whose amino-acid sequence MAKVKINNLKKSFGDLEVLKDINLEVEEGEVICIIGPSGSGKSTMLRCINALEEATSGTIVVDGNEITGNHANINLYRRNIGMVFQQFNLFPNMSVLKNITFAPVALKIMDKAKAEEVAQGLLKRVDMVAKADAYPGQLSGGQQQRVAIARALAMNPDVMLFDEPTSALDPEMVGEVLNVMKQLAQEGMTMIVVTHEMGFAREVADRVIFIDEGYIVEQGPPSEVFGNPQNERTINFLNMVL is encoded by the coding sequence ATGGCAAAAGTAAAAATTAACAATCTCAAAAAGAGCTTTGGTGATTTAGAGGTTTTAAAAGACATCAATCTGGAAGTAGAGGAAGGCGAGGTTATCTGTATTATCGGGCCGTCCGGCTCTGGTAAAAGCACAATGCTGCGCTGTATCAACGCGCTTGAAGAAGCAACCAGCGGTACAATTGTGGTAGATGGCAATGAGATCACCGGTAACCACGCAAATATTAATCTCTACCGACGGAATATTGGAATGGTGTTCCAGCAGTTCAACCTTTTTCCCAATATGTCTGTTCTTAAGAATATTACCTTTGCGCCAGTCGCCTTGAAAATTATGGATAAGGCCAAGGCAGAGGAAGTGGCTCAGGGGCTCCTGAAACGGGTTGATATGGTTGCCAAGGCTGACGCTTACCCAGGACAGCTTTCCGGCGGACAGCAGCAGCGTGTGGCCATTGCCAGAGCGCTGGCAATGAATCCGGATGTGATGCTGTTTGATGAACCAACAAGTGCTCTTGATCCGGAAATGGTTGGAGAAGTTCTCAATGTTATGAAGCAGCTGGCTCAGGAAGGAATGACCATGATTGTGGTTACTCACGAAATGGGCTTTGCCAGAGAGGTTGCGGACCGTGTTATTTTCATTGATGAAGGTTACATTGTGGAACAGGGACCGCCGAGCGAAGTGTTCGGAAATCCACAGAACGAGCGAACCATTAATTTCTTGAATATGGTCCTGTAA
- a CDS encoding P1 family peptidase translates to MQEISLDAIENIRIGHAQDIAGGTGCTVIINEQGAPTGLDVRGGGPASRESELLSPVAAAQGIHAVLLSGGSAFGLDAAGGVMEYLSERNIGFDTGVAKVPLVCQSCIFDLVVGKPDAYPDKAMAYQACVDSENKKSLSNGNVGAGTGATVGKYRGIETMMKSGIGTYAVKLGDLKVGAIVSVNALGDIFDIENGSKLAGMLSADLSEFEDTEAAMYEDISRKENLFTGNTTIGAVITNGKFNKVEAKKIAAMSHNGYAQAIRPVHTTADGDSIYVMSVGEVAADINVVGTLAARVMAMAIKKAVFSAEPLYGLKTASMLLHK, encoded by the coding sequence ATGCAGGAAATTAGCCTCGACGCTATTGAAAACATTCGGATCGGCCATGCGCAGGATATAGCAGGCGGAACAGGGTGCACGGTTATTATAAATGAACAGGGCGCGCCGACTGGCCTTGATGTAAGGGGCGGCGGACCAGCCTCCAGAGAAAGTGAGCTTCTGAGCCCGGTCGCAGCGGCTCAGGGAATTCATGCTGTTTTATTAAGTGGTGGCTCTGCCTTTGGACTGGATGCTGCCGGCGGTGTCATGGAGTATCTGAGTGAACGGAATATTGGTTTTGATACCGGTGTGGCAAAAGTACCGCTTGTCTGCCAGTCCTGTATTTTCGATTTAGTGGTTGGTAAACCAGACGCTTATCCGGATAAGGCAATGGCCTATCAGGCGTGTGTGGATTCAGAAAATAAAAAAAGCCTGTCAAATGGTAATGTTGGCGCCGGAACTGGAGCAACGGTTGGTAAATACCGGGGAATCGAGACGATGATGAAATCAGGCATTGGAACTTATGCCGTTAAGCTTGGCGATTTAAAGGTAGGCGCCATTGTCTCAGTCAACGCCCTGGGAGATATTTTTGATATTGAGAACGGCAGTAAGCTGGCAGGAATGCTCTCGGCAGACCTGTCTGAATTTGAAGATACCGAAGCAGCCATGTATGAGGACATTTCCCGTAAGGAGAATCTGTTCACTGGAAACACCACCATCGGCGCTGTGATTACCAATGGCAAGTTTAATAAGGTTGAAGCGAAAAAAATTGCGGCAATGTCCCATAACGGTTATGCGCAGGCGATCCGACCTGTCCATACCACTGCAGACGGCGACAGTATTTATGTTATGTCTGTAGGTGAGGTGGCTGCGGACATTAATGTGGTTGGAACACTGGCGGCGCGTGTGATGGCAATGGCCATAAAAAAAGCCGTGTTCTCAGCGGAACCACTGTATGGGTTAAAAACAGCCTCAATGCTGTTACATAAATAA
- a CDS encoding DUF488 family protein, giving the protein MIETKRIYEPKNIMDGYRVLVDSYWPRGFTHSSANVDIWKKELAPSRELIRRFHSGRASYESFKAQYLEELKNNQAVNIFLSDIKKRLKEENVTLIYSASNKEQNQAVILADYLNSMLFQKNKAPRAA; this is encoded by the coding sequence ATGATTGAAACCAAACGTATCTATGAACCCAAAAATATTATGGACGGCTACCGCGTTTTGGTCGATAGTTATTGGCCAAGAGGATTTACTCATTCCAGCGCCAATGTTGATATATGGAAAAAAGAACTTGCTCCCAGCAGGGAGTTGATCCGACGTTTTCATTCCGGAAGGGCTTCATATGAAAGTTTTAAAGCGCAATACCTGGAAGAACTTAAAAACAACCAGGCTGTTAATATTTTTTTGTCGGATATAAAAAAGCGTTTAAAAGAAGAAAACGTCACCCTAATCTATTCTGCAAGTAATAAGGAACAAAACCAGGCCGTTATTTTAGCCGATTATTTGAACTCAATGCTTTTTCAAAAAAACAAAGCGCCACGGGCTGCGTGA